The window TCTGCCGTGACAATCAGCTGTTGATCCACCTTCTTCATATCAGGCGCCCCTTTCATCTGCGGGTTCTTAGTCTGAGGCGCTTCTGTCTTATCTGATGACATTGCACCAAATGTAGCCAGTGTACGAAGTGGGCGATCTGAAAACATGGATAAGGCAAGCAGAATAGTTAAGACAGCTAAAATTGTCACTTGAAATGCGGGGCCGAAAAATGAACGACGTTTCCCATTTTCTTTATAACGTGTGACCTTTTCCGTCTTTTGTACACCTTTTCTACCTTCCTTATGTTCCAATTGGTATTTTTGTTTCTCTTTTTTGGAGAGCTTATTAAACCAGTCAACAAACTCCTTATACTCTTTCACAACCTTTTTCGTATCATCAAACATACGAAGCTCCCCATAATGCATCCAAGCCACCCGGTCACAGATTTTTTGGATTTGGCTAATGGAATGACTAACAAAAAAGATCGTTTTCCCTTGTTCCTTGAATTCTGTAATTCGATCCACACATTTTTGATAGAAGGTTTGGTCTCCAACAGACAATGCTTCATCAATAATCAAGATATCTGGATCGATATGCGCTGAAATGGCGAAGCCAAGACGTGATTTCATTCCGCTTGAGTAGCTCTTCACAGGCTGATCAATAAAGTCACCAATATCTGCAAACTCTACGATTTTTTCATAAAGTTCGTCTATCTCTTTATTCGTCAGCCCCATCATTAAGCACTTGAGGCGAATGTTGTCTTTCCCGCTTAATTGGTTGTTCAGCCCTGCCGCAATGGCAATCAATGAAGGCTGGCCGTCCATATCAATTTCACCACTTGTCGGTGGAATGATTTTCGCAAGAAGATTCGACATCGTTGATTTTCCAGATCCATTGATCCCTACAAAGCCAATCGTTTCACCTTCATATACATCAAAGGACACATCACGAACAGCAAAGAAACCTTTTTCATTTTTATTAGGTAAAAACAGTCCTTTAATCTTATCTGACTGCTTTTTATATAGGACGTATTGCTTGGATACGTTTCGAAACGAAACCTTTAGTTTCATCGTATAATCTCCTTACTTTTTAAAGAAAATCGACAAATTTATCCCTAAATTTCATATGAAGCAATGAACCGACTGTTAAAAGAAGTAGCGTGATCAGCCAAAAATAAAGCGTATATTTCACATCATGGAAGAACCATTCTCCCTTTAACAAGCTATTTCTAAAACCATCAATAATGTAGAAAAGAGGATTCAATCTTAATATATCCCCGATCCATGCTTTGTCTCCAGTGAGCTTCTCTGAGATATTCCAAAAAATCGGCAGCAAAAAGAAAAGCAATCGTGTCACTGATTGTAAAAGAAATTGATAGTCTCTCACGAGTACGCTAATCGTGGAATTAAACAAACTAAACGAAAACATAAACGCGATCATACAAATAAGATAGTATATATATTGCAGCCAGTGCGCATCAGGATATATGCCATAGGAAATGAGCACAATCAGATAGACACCCATCATCACAAAGTAGCTGAACAAGTTGGACATAATCACTACAGACGGCAGCGCACTAATCGGAAAATTCATTTTCGATACCATATTAATGCGTTTAAACACACTGTTTGATCCATCAAGTATCGTCGGACTAATGAAGAACCAGGGGATTAATCCAGCAAGCATCCAGATGATAAATGGAACTCCCATCCCCCCAATGTCAATTGGCTGTCCTCCGCGAATTCCCATACCAAAAACAAACCAGTAAGCCAGCATTTGCATTAATGGATTTAAAAACTGCCATAAAACACCTAAATAATTCATCTGATATTTTGATTTTGTTTCATAAACAGCAAGGCGCATAATCAGCGGAAATGAGCTGATTTGCTCCCTTAATATCGTAAACAATGCATTCATTCTAATCTTCCTTAGATATAAGTTTTTGGAATTGCCTCTTCTAAAAAAATCACCGTTCATAATTGTAACAGATGTTGAGAAATATTTCACTTTTCAAATCTATTGAGTATATTAAATGGTAGGGGAAACCGATCAAATTAAATGCTGGTATTTTCAGCTATTATAGGTTACTAATTACCTTATTATATCATTGCTTTATATTTGCCATTAGAATATAATTATCAGGATAATTGCATTTCAACTTAACTCCAAAAAATAAATATCATTTTCTTTCAAATTATATATACCAAATGAAGGGGCTTAACATTAATGAGAATAAAGAACTTCAAAAAAATCGTTACAAGAAAGATTAAATTTATTTTGAATCCACTAATAGAGTTTTCTAGAGATTCACGACTTCGTATGAGAAGTAAATACACCTCTTATTTAGAGAAAAAACCTGTTAGAGATAATTATATTCTATATGAAGCTTATCATGGTAAAAGTATATCTGGAAATTGTTATGCAATCTTTCTAGGCTTAATGAAAGATAATGCCTTTAAAGATTTACATCATGTTTGGGTCATTAATGATTTTAGTGATCCAATGATTGCTGAATTAAAGCAGAAATCACCTAATATTTCCTTTGTTAAAGTTGATAGTAACGAATATCTTAAATATTTAGCAACATCTAAATATTTAGTTAATGATACGTCATTTCCTTTTTATTTTATTAAAAGAGAAGAGCAAATTTATATCAATACATGGCACGGAACCCCTTTAAAAACTTTAGGGAAGGACATTAAAAAAAGATCAATGTCTGGCCATAAAAATATCCAAAGAAATTTTCTTCATTGTGATTACCTTATCAGTCCGAATACTTTTACGTATGAAAAGTTACTGAAATCAAATGATGTATTTGGGATATTCACCGGAAAAATAGCAAATATCGGATATCCTAGAGTAGATTTAACATTAAACACTAGTAGTGAAAGTGTGAAAGAAAGATTAGATTTACCTTTTAATAAGAAAATTGTACTTTATGCTCCAACATGGAGAGGAACAATAGGTGCTGAAGAGGATACTTGCTATACATTGCATAGTGAAGTTGTGAAAATTCAGCAGGCGCTTGGTGATGATTACTTAGTACTTTTAAAATCTCATTACTTTTCTTATAAATTCTTTAAACAGAGTGGACTTGAACATCTTTGTGTTCCAAACTGGATTGATACAAATGAACTTTTAGCTGCCATAGATATTTTAATTACAGATTATTCTAGTATCTTTTTCGATTTCCTTCCTTTAAAAAGACCTGTTTTTTTCTATATGCCTGACTTAAGAGAATACGAATCAGAGAGAGGTTTTTATTTAGACATAACAACACTTCCAGGACCTATCAGTGAAAATATAGT is drawn from Bacillus pumilus and contains these coding sequences:
- the tagH gene encoding teichoic acids export ABC transporter ATP-binding subunit TagH gives rise to the protein MKLKVSFRNVSKQYVLYKKQSDKIKGLFLPNKNEKGFFAVRDVSFDVYEGETIGFVGINGSGKSTMSNLLAKIIPPTSGEIDMDGQPSLIAIAAGLNNQLSGKDNIRLKCLMMGLTNKEIDELYEKIVEFADIGDFIDQPVKSYSSGMKSRLGFAISAHIDPDILIIDEALSVGDQTFYQKCVDRITEFKEQGKTIFFVSHSISQIQKICDRVAWMHYGELRMFDDTKKVVKEYKEFVDWFNKLSKKEKQKYQLEHKEGRKGVQKTEKVTRYKENGKRRSFFGPAFQVTILAVLTILLALSMFSDRPLRTLATFGAMSSDKTEAPQTKNPQMKGAPDMKKVDQQLIVTADPLTVYKDQAMKKKADVTLPFGQEVQAVAENKKAVKIKTASETYFVKPAALQNAEELKPLSIEPGQFNSYVSPASAGSYEYLLSFLGKEESVLKQRMQTLSSIKSNQGGMIERLTTEKADYVIQNGQANTMVFREIMSISPSTLGLTEQNVWMNEKQTKFAVKGENNLFVIDNEQHTLTISVIK
- a CDS encoding ABC transporter permease gives rise to the protein MNALFTILREQISSFPLIMRLAVYETKSKYQMNYLGVLWQFLNPLMQMLAYWFVFGMGIRGGQPIDIGGMGVPFIIWMLAGLIPWFFISPTILDGSNSVFKRINMVSKMNFPISALPSVVIMSNLFSYFVMMGVYLIVLISYGIYPDAHWLQYIYYLICMIAFMFSFSLFNSTISVLVRDYQFLLQSVTRLLFFLLPIFWNISEKLTGDKAWIGDILRLNPLFYIIDGFRNSLLKGEWFFHDVKYTLYFWLITLLLLTVGSLLHMKFRDKFVDFL